One segment of Theobroma cacao cultivar B97-61/B2 chromosome 9, Criollo_cocoa_genome_V2, whole genome shotgun sequence DNA contains the following:
- the LOC18588635 gene encoding uncharacterized protein LOC18588635 isoform X1, with product MANSGEVEAQYESEPDESLLLRRRREASDDDKDVEMEENKMPVRFSRSVRRTGCADESDGGSGAPEFYEDDGDEEGSYVHELEKLGEEVEEEREEEVAKQVTSTKQRGKEKVNDADIDPFAVPRTGAFYMHDDRFGGLRRRSRDQRRKKYIWESKDELKWMHDKFEEMTLEKPHNNELNAFEVHRTSKGHQQGRNKDNTKSGGYKAKDSRPHSKSGSNGSSSKIVKGRGPVRYKPLLRSSSVNSPMKSMQFEKTQGTSSKTSSARVISANNRRQYKRLLGKTSNADSSERALSIKCKQPAKPFEMTRDMDSSTVFSTKSKYSGDLQMVSYIDPASVSFHRFNADSDSLPFDQHLSAANMSSYLQAFYPASSFNLDNSRTQKRMVLPGSRNVTFPASVQPNQIIHVPQSNEYLPENIVLDIPDAKEGVSLVPENYFCEHSFRYSVPGSTYMPYPESRDQRIGSSLSIPFTHQATLFTNQLNRVSSLAQQPIVQGMSVESIIQPSSQVSTQQLHSCLGSGSQKLVEASSLSFNESGTLGSFAVSVQSKVVSSGTGSSIISPPQYSGIQGDQKFNATPVLLPVMPIGGLHHGRLGNPVIDMTSSGYIGEPQVHFRNPNLTWLPVLPAAAAAGGATYHPPCVASDGSCYGNLTTPFVDNASYATCTSIPTNEAVSSGSSNGSLLSLETGYVEQTAERVNNDCGIQKFKPTRQVTFFMYLSG from the exons ATGGCAAACTCGGGAGAAGTGGAAGCACAGTACGAGAGCGAACCGGATGAGTCGTTGTTATTGCGGAGAAGAAGGGAAGCGAGCGACGACGATAAGGACGTCGAAATGGAGGAAAACAAGATGCCTGTACGGTTTAGTAGAAGTGTTAGAAGGACTGGTTGCGCTGATGAGTCGGATGGTGGCAGTGGAGCACCGGAGTTCTACGAAGATGATGGTGATGAGGAAGGTTCGTACGTCCATGAACTTGAAAAGCTTGGAGAAGAAGTAGAAGAAGAACGCGAAGAGGAAGTTGCAAAACAAGTAACATCGACGAAACAGAGAGGAAAAGAGAAGGTAAACGATGCCGACATCGACCCCTTTGCGGTTCCAAGAACCGGTGCGTTTTACATGCATGACGATCGTTTCGGCGGTCTTCGTCGTCGAAGTCGCGATCAACGCAG gAAAAAGTACATCTGGGAATCCAAAGATGAATTAAAATGGATGCATGACAAGTTTGAAGAGATGACACTGGAGAAACCACATAATAATGAACTGAATGCCTTTGAA GTACACAGGACTTCTAAAGGTCATCAGCAAGGTCGCAACAAGGATAATACTAAAAGTGGTGGTTATAAAGCAAAAGATTCCAGACCTCATTCCAAATCTGGCAGTAATGGCAGTTCTTCAAAAATAGTTAAAGGACGAGGACCTGTTAGATATAAGCCTCTTTTAAGGAGCAGCTCTGTAAATTCACCAATGAAAAGCATGCA ATTTGAGAAGACGCAAGGAACAAGTTCCAAAACAAGTTCAGCAAGAGTAATTTCAGCAAATAACAGGCGGCA ATATAAACGGCTCCTGGGGAAGACATCAAATGCTGATTCATCAGAAAGAGCATTATCAATTAAGTGCAAGCA GCCTGCAAAGCCTTTTGAAATGACTAGGGATATGGATTCATCTACAGTTTTCTCAACAAAGAGCAAGTA TTCCGGGGACCTGCAAATGGTGTCATATATTGATCCGGCAAGTGTATCCTTCCATCGGTTCAATGCAGATTCTGATTCGCTTCCCTTTGATCAGCACCTTTCGGCAGCTAACATGAGTTCTTACCTGCAAGCATTTTATCCTGCAAGTTCTTTTAATCTTGATAACTCCAGAACACAAAAAAGGATGGTACTACCTGGAAGTAGAAATGTGACGTTTCCTGCTTCTGTGCAGCCAAATCAGATTATCCATGTGCCACAATCCAATGAGTACTTACCAGAAAATATTGTGCTAGACATTCCTGATGCTAAGGAGGGAGTTAGTCTAGTTcctgaaaattatttttgcgAACATTCTTTTCGGTATTCAGTGCCTGGGTCAACATACATGCCTTATCCTGAGTCAAGAGACCAGAGAATTGGTTCATCTCTCTCAATACCATTTACTCATCAAGCAACGCTCTTTACTAACCAATTAAATAGAGTTTCTTCTCTGGCACAGCAGCCCATTGTTCAAGGAATGTCTGTTGAAAGTATAATTCAACCTTCATCACAAGTTTCCACTCAGCAGTTGCATTCATGCCTTGGGAGTGGATCTCAGAAATTAGTTGAAGCTTCATCTCTGAGTTTTAATGAATCTGGAACATTGGGATCTTTCGCAGTCTCAGTTCAGTCTAAAGTGGTGTCTTCGGGGACTGGAAGCAGCATCATTAGTCCTCCTCAGTACTCTGGAATACAGGGTGACCAAAAGTTTAATGCTACCCCAGTACTGCTTCCTG TTATGCCAATTGGGGGCCTGCATCATGGTAGACTTGGCAATCCTGTGATTGATATGACGTCCTCTGGATACATTGGTGAACCTCAAGTTCATTTTAGGAATCCCAACCTGACATG GTTACCGGTTTTACCAGCTGCTGCTGCAGCTGGTGGTGCCACATATCATCCTCCCTGTGTTGCTTCTGATGGCAGCTGCTATGGTAATTTGACAACGCCTTTTGTTGATAATGCTAG TTATGCAACATGTACATCCATACCCACTAATGAAGCAGTTTCATCTGGATCTAGTAATGGCAGTCTGCTGTCTTTGGAGACTG GATATGTTGAGCAAACTGCAGAGCGAGTGAACAATGACTGTGGAATACAAAAGTTCAAGCCTACAAGGCAAGTGACTTTCTTTATGTATCTATCTGGATAG
- the LOC18588635 gene encoding uncharacterized protein LOC18588635 isoform X4 has product MANSGEVEAQYESEPDESLLLRRRREASDDDKDVEMEENKMPVRFSRSVRRTGCADESDGGSGAPEFYEDDGDEEGSYVHELEKLGEEVEEEREEEVAKQVTSTKQRGKEKVNDADIDPFAVPRTGAFYMHDDRFGGLRRRSRDQRRKKYIWESKDELKWMHDKFEEMTLEKPHNNELNAFEVHRTSKGHQQGRNKDNTKSGGYKAKDSRPHSKSGSNGSSSKIVKGRGPVRYKPLLRSSSVNSPMKSMQFEKTQGTSSKTSSARVISANNRRQYKRLLGKTSNADSSERALSIKCKQPAKPFEMTRDMDSSTVFSTKSKYSGDLQMVSYIDPASVSFHRFNADSDSLPFDQHLSAANMSSYLQAFYPASSFNLDNSRTQKRMVLPGSRNVTFPASVQPNQIIHVPQSNEYLPENIVLDIPDAKEGVSLVPENYFCEHSFRYSVPGSTYMPYPESRDQRIGSSLSIPFTHQATLFTNQLNRVSSLAQQPIVQGMSVESIIQPSSQVSTQQLHSCLGSGSQKLVEASSLSFNESGTLGSFAVSVQSKVVSSGTGSSIISPPQYSGIQGDQKFNATPVLLPVMPIGGLHHGRLGNPVIDMTSSGYIGEPQVHFRNPNLTWLPVLPAAAAAGGATYHPPCVASDGSCYGNLTTPFVDNASYATCTSIPTNEAVSSGSSNGSLLSLETG; this is encoded by the exons ATGGCAAACTCGGGAGAAGTGGAAGCACAGTACGAGAGCGAACCGGATGAGTCGTTGTTATTGCGGAGAAGAAGGGAAGCGAGCGACGACGATAAGGACGTCGAAATGGAGGAAAACAAGATGCCTGTACGGTTTAGTAGAAGTGTTAGAAGGACTGGTTGCGCTGATGAGTCGGATGGTGGCAGTGGAGCACCGGAGTTCTACGAAGATGATGGTGATGAGGAAGGTTCGTACGTCCATGAACTTGAAAAGCTTGGAGAAGAAGTAGAAGAAGAACGCGAAGAGGAAGTTGCAAAACAAGTAACATCGACGAAACAGAGAGGAAAAGAGAAGGTAAACGATGCCGACATCGACCCCTTTGCGGTTCCAAGAACCGGTGCGTTTTACATGCATGACGATCGTTTCGGCGGTCTTCGTCGTCGAAGTCGCGATCAACGCAG gAAAAAGTACATCTGGGAATCCAAAGATGAATTAAAATGGATGCATGACAAGTTTGAAGAGATGACACTGGAGAAACCACATAATAATGAACTGAATGCCTTTGAA GTACACAGGACTTCTAAAGGTCATCAGCAAGGTCGCAACAAGGATAATACTAAAAGTGGTGGTTATAAAGCAAAAGATTCCAGACCTCATTCCAAATCTGGCAGTAATGGCAGTTCTTCAAAAATAGTTAAAGGACGAGGACCTGTTAGATATAAGCCTCTTTTAAGGAGCAGCTCTGTAAATTCACCAATGAAAAGCATGCA ATTTGAGAAGACGCAAGGAACAAGTTCCAAAACAAGTTCAGCAAGAGTAATTTCAGCAAATAACAGGCGGCA ATATAAACGGCTCCTGGGGAAGACATCAAATGCTGATTCATCAGAAAGAGCATTATCAATTAAGTGCAAGCA GCCTGCAAAGCCTTTTGAAATGACTAGGGATATGGATTCATCTACAGTTTTCTCAACAAAGAGCAAGTA TTCCGGGGACCTGCAAATGGTGTCATATATTGATCCGGCAAGTGTATCCTTCCATCGGTTCAATGCAGATTCTGATTCGCTTCCCTTTGATCAGCACCTTTCGGCAGCTAACATGAGTTCTTACCTGCAAGCATTTTATCCTGCAAGTTCTTTTAATCTTGATAACTCCAGAACACAAAAAAGGATGGTACTACCTGGAAGTAGAAATGTGACGTTTCCTGCTTCTGTGCAGCCAAATCAGATTATCCATGTGCCACAATCCAATGAGTACTTACCAGAAAATATTGTGCTAGACATTCCTGATGCTAAGGAGGGAGTTAGTCTAGTTcctgaaaattatttttgcgAACATTCTTTTCGGTATTCAGTGCCTGGGTCAACATACATGCCTTATCCTGAGTCAAGAGACCAGAGAATTGGTTCATCTCTCTCAATACCATTTACTCATCAAGCAACGCTCTTTACTAACCAATTAAATAGAGTTTCTTCTCTGGCACAGCAGCCCATTGTTCAAGGAATGTCTGTTGAAAGTATAATTCAACCTTCATCACAAGTTTCCACTCAGCAGTTGCATTCATGCCTTGGGAGTGGATCTCAGAAATTAGTTGAAGCTTCATCTCTGAGTTTTAATGAATCTGGAACATTGGGATCTTTCGCAGTCTCAGTTCAGTCTAAAGTGGTGTCTTCGGGGACTGGAAGCAGCATCATTAGTCCTCCTCAGTACTCTGGAATACAGGGTGACCAAAAGTTTAATGCTACCCCAGTACTGCTTCCTG TTATGCCAATTGGGGGCCTGCATCATGGTAGACTTGGCAATCCTGTGATTGATATGACGTCCTCTGGATACATTGGTGAACCTCAAGTTCATTTTAGGAATCCCAACCTGACATG GTTACCGGTTTTACCAGCTGCTGCTGCAGCTGGTGGTGCCACATATCATCCTCCCTGTGTTGCTTCTGATGGCAGCTGCTATGGTAATTTGACAACGCCTTTTGTTGATAATGCTAG TTATGCAACATGTACATCCATACCCACTAATGAAGCAGTTTCATCTGGATCTAGTAATGGCAGTCTGCTGTCTTTGGAGACTGGTTAG
- the LOC18588635 gene encoding uncharacterized protein LOC18588635 isoform X3 translates to MANSGEVEAQYESEPDESLLLRRRREASDDDKDVEMEENKMPVRFSRSVRRTGCADESDGGSGAPEFYEDDGDEEGSYVHELEKLGEEVEEEREEEVAKQVTSTKQRGKEKVNDADIDPFAVPRTGAFYMHDDRFGGLRRRSRDQRRKKYIWESKDELKWMHDKFEEMTLEKPHNNELNAFEVHRTSKGHQQGRNKDNTKSGGYKAKDSRPHSKSGSNGSSSKIVKGRGPVRYKPLLRSSSVNSPMKSMQFEKTQGTSSKTSSARVISANNRRQYKRLLGKTSNADSSERALSIKCKQPAKPFEMTRDMDSSTVFSTKSKYSGDLQMVSYIDPASVSFHRFNADSDSLPFDQHLSAANMSSYLQAFYPPNQIIHVPQSNEYLPENIVLDIPDAKEGVSLVPENYFCEHSFRYSVPGSTYMPYPESRDQRIGSSLSIPFTHQATLFTNQLNRVSSLAQQPIVQGMSVESIIQPSSQVSTQQLHSCLGSGSQKLVEASSLSFNESGTLGSFAVSVQSKVVSSGTGSSIISPPQYSGIQGDQKFNATPVLLPVMPIGGLHHGRLGNPVIDMTSSGYIGEPQVHFRNPNLTWLPVLPAAAAAGGATYHPPCVASDGSCYGNLTTPFVDNASYATCTSIPTNEAVSSGSSNGSLLSLETGYVEQTAERVNNDCGIQKFKPTRQVTFFMYLSG, encoded by the exons ATGGCAAACTCGGGAGAAGTGGAAGCACAGTACGAGAGCGAACCGGATGAGTCGTTGTTATTGCGGAGAAGAAGGGAAGCGAGCGACGACGATAAGGACGTCGAAATGGAGGAAAACAAGATGCCTGTACGGTTTAGTAGAAGTGTTAGAAGGACTGGTTGCGCTGATGAGTCGGATGGTGGCAGTGGAGCACCGGAGTTCTACGAAGATGATGGTGATGAGGAAGGTTCGTACGTCCATGAACTTGAAAAGCTTGGAGAAGAAGTAGAAGAAGAACGCGAAGAGGAAGTTGCAAAACAAGTAACATCGACGAAACAGAGAGGAAAAGAGAAGGTAAACGATGCCGACATCGACCCCTTTGCGGTTCCAAGAACCGGTGCGTTTTACATGCATGACGATCGTTTCGGCGGTCTTCGTCGTCGAAGTCGCGATCAACGCAG gAAAAAGTACATCTGGGAATCCAAAGATGAATTAAAATGGATGCATGACAAGTTTGAAGAGATGACACTGGAGAAACCACATAATAATGAACTGAATGCCTTTGAA GTACACAGGACTTCTAAAGGTCATCAGCAAGGTCGCAACAAGGATAATACTAAAAGTGGTGGTTATAAAGCAAAAGATTCCAGACCTCATTCCAAATCTGGCAGTAATGGCAGTTCTTCAAAAATAGTTAAAGGACGAGGACCTGTTAGATATAAGCCTCTTTTAAGGAGCAGCTCTGTAAATTCACCAATGAAAAGCATGCA ATTTGAGAAGACGCAAGGAACAAGTTCCAAAACAAGTTCAGCAAGAGTAATTTCAGCAAATAACAGGCGGCA ATATAAACGGCTCCTGGGGAAGACATCAAATGCTGATTCATCAGAAAGAGCATTATCAATTAAGTGCAAGCA GCCTGCAAAGCCTTTTGAAATGACTAGGGATATGGATTCATCTACAGTTTTCTCAACAAAGAGCAAGTA TTCCGGGGACCTGCAAATGGTGTCATATATTGATCCGGCAAGTGTATCCTTCCATCGGTTCAATGCAGATTCTGATTCGCTTCCCTTTGATCAGCACCTTTCGGCAGCTAACATGAGTTCTTACCTGCAAGCATTTTATCCT CCAAATCAGATTATCCATGTGCCACAATCCAATGAGTACTTACCAGAAAATATTGTGCTAGACATTCCTGATGCTAAGGAGGGAGTTAGTCTAGTTcctgaaaattatttttgcgAACATTCTTTTCGGTATTCAGTGCCTGGGTCAACATACATGCCTTATCCTGAGTCAAGAGACCAGAGAATTGGTTCATCTCTCTCAATACCATTTACTCATCAAGCAACGCTCTTTACTAACCAATTAAATAGAGTTTCTTCTCTGGCACAGCAGCCCATTGTTCAAGGAATGTCTGTTGAAAGTATAATTCAACCTTCATCACAAGTTTCCACTCAGCAGTTGCATTCATGCCTTGGGAGTGGATCTCAGAAATTAGTTGAAGCTTCATCTCTGAGTTTTAATGAATCTGGAACATTGGGATCTTTCGCAGTCTCAGTTCAGTCTAAAGTGGTGTCTTCGGGGACTGGAAGCAGCATCATTAGTCCTCCTCAGTACTCTGGAATACAGGGTGACCAAAAGTTTAATGCTACCCCAGTACTGCTTCCTG TTATGCCAATTGGGGGCCTGCATCATGGTAGACTTGGCAATCCTGTGATTGATATGACGTCCTCTGGATACATTGGTGAACCTCAAGTTCATTTTAGGAATCCCAACCTGACATG GTTACCGGTTTTACCAGCTGCTGCTGCAGCTGGTGGTGCCACATATCATCCTCCCTGTGTTGCTTCTGATGGCAGCTGCTATGGTAATTTGACAACGCCTTTTGTTGATAATGCTAG TTATGCAACATGTACATCCATACCCACTAATGAAGCAGTTTCATCTGGATCTAGTAATGGCAGTCTGCTGTCTTTGGAGACTG GATATGTTGAGCAAACTGCAGAGCGAGTGAACAATGACTGTGGAATACAAAAGTTCAAGCCTACAAGGCAAGTGACTTTCTTTATGTATCTATCTGGATAG
- the LOC18588635 gene encoding uncharacterized protein LOC18588635 isoform X5 has protein sequence MANSGEVEAQYESEPDESLLLRRRREASDDDKDVEMEENKMPVRFSRSVRRTGCADESDGGSGAPEFYEDDGDEEGSYVHELEKLGEEVEEEREEEVAKQVTSTKQRGKEKVNDADIDPFAVPRTGAFYMHDDRFGGLRRRSRDQRRKKYIWESKDELKWMHDKFEEMTLEKPHNNELNAFEVHRTSKGHQQGRNKDNTKSGGYKAKDSRPHSKSGSNGSSSKIVKGRGPVRYKPLLRSSSVNSPMKSMQFEKTQGTSSKTSSARVISANNRRQYKRLLGKTSNADSSERALSIKCKQPAKPFEMTRDMDSSTVFSTKSKYSGDLQMVSYIDPASVSFHRFNADSDSLPFDQHLSPNQIIHVPQSNEYLPENIVLDIPDAKEGVSLVPENYFCEHSFRYSVPGSTYMPYPESRDQRIGSSLSIPFTHQATLFTNQLNRVSSLAQQPIVQGMSVESIIQPSSQVSTQQLHSCLGSGSQKLVEASSLSFNESGTLGSFAVSVQSKVVSSGTGSSIISPPQYSGIQGDQKFNATPVLLPVMPIGGLHHGRLGNPVIDMTSSGYIGEPQVHFRNPNLTWLPVLPAAAAAGGATYHPPCVASDGSCYGNLTTPFVDNASYATCTSIPTNEAVSSGSSNGSLLSLETGYVEQTAERVNNDCGIQKFKPTRQVTFFMYLSG, from the exons ATGGCAAACTCGGGAGAAGTGGAAGCACAGTACGAGAGCGAACCGGATGAGTCGTTGTTATTGCGGAGAAGAAGGGAAGCGAGCGACGACGATAAGGACGTCGAAATGGAGGAAAACAAGATGCCTGTACGGTTTAGTAGAAGTGTTAGAAGGACTGGTTGCGCTGATGAGTCGGATGGTGGCAGTGGAGCACCGGAGTTCTACGAAGATGATGGTGATGAGGAAGGTTCGTACGTCCATGAACTTGAAAAGCTTGGAGAAGAAGTAGAAGAAGAACGCGAAGAGGAAGTTGCAAAACAAGTAACATCGACGAAACAGAGAGGAAAAGAGAAGGTAAACGATGCCGACATCGACCCCTTTGCGGTTCCAAGAACCGGTGCGTTTTACATGCATGACGATCGTTTCGGCGGTCTTCGTCGTCGAAGTCGCGATCAACGCAG gAAAAAGTACATCTGGGAATCCAAAGATGAATTAAAATGGATGCATGACAAGTTTGAAGAGATGACACTGGAGAAACCACATAATAATGAACTGAATGCCTTTGAA GTACACAGGACTTCTAAAGGTCATCAGCAAGGTCGCAACAAGGATAATACTAAAAGTGGTGGTTATAAAGCAAAAGATTCCAGACCTCATTCCAAATCTGGCAGTAATGGCAGTTCTTCAAAAATAGTTAAAGGACGAGGACCTGTTAGATATAAGCCTCTTTTAAGGAGCAGCTCTGTAAATTCACCAATGAAAAGCATGCA ATTTGAGAAGACGCAAGGAACAAGTTCCAAAACAAGTTCAGCAAGAGTAATTTCAGCAAATAACAGGCGGCA ATATAAACGGCTCCTGGGGAAGACATCAAATGCTGATTCATCAGAAAGAGCATTATCAATTAAGTGCAAGCA GCCTGCAAAGCCTTTTGAAATGACTAGGGATATGGATTCATCTACAGTTTTCTCAACAAAGAGCAAGTA TTCCGGGGACCTGCAAATGGTGTCATATATTGATCCGGCAAGTGTATCCTTCCATCGGTTCAATGCAGATTCTGATTCGCTTCCCTTTGATCAGCACCTTTCG CCAAATCAGATTATCCATGTGCCACAATCCAATGAGTACTTACCAGAAAATATTGTGCTAGACATTCCTGATGCTAAGGAGGGAGTTAGTCTAGTTcctgaaaattatttttgcgAACATTCTTTTCGGTATTCAGTGCCTGGGTCAACATACATGCCTTATCCTGAGTCAAGAGACCAGAGAATTGGTTCATCTCTCTCAATACCATTTACTCATCAAGCAACGCTCTTTACTAACCAATTAAATAGAGTTTCTTCTCTGGCACAGCAGCCCATTGTTCAAGGAATGTCTGTTGAAAGTATAATTCAACCTTCATCACAAGTTTCCACTCAGCAGTTGCATTCATGCCTTGGGAGTGGATCTCAGAAATTAGTTGAAGCTTCATCTCTGAGTTTTAATGAATCTGGAACATTGGGATCTTTCGCAGTCTCAGTTCAGTCTAAAGTGGTGTCTTCGGGGACTGGAAGCAGCATCATTAGTCCTCCTCAGTACTCTGGAATACAGGGTGACCAAAAGTTTAATGCTACCCCAGTACTGCTTCCTG TTATGCCAATTGGGGGCCTGCATCATGGTAGACTTGGCAATCCTGTGATTGATATGACGTCCTCTGGATACATTGGTGAACCTCAAGTTCATTTTAGGAATCCCAACCTGACATG GTTACCGGTTTTACCAGCTGCTGCTGCAGCTGGTGGTGCCACATATCATCCTCCCTGTGTTGCTTCTGATGGCAGCTGCTATGGTAATTTGACAACGCCTTTTGTTGATAATGCTAG TTATGCAACATGTACATCCATACCCACTAATGAAGCAGTTTCATCTGGATCTAGTAATGGCAGTCTGCTGTCTTTGGAGACTG GATATGTTGAGCAAACTGCAGAGCGAGTGAACAATGACTGTGGAATACAAAAGTTCAAGCCTACAAGGCAAGTGACTTTCTTTATGTATCTATCTGGATAG
- the LOC18588635 gene encoding uncharacterized protein LOC18588635 isoform X2, protein MANSGEVEAQYESEPDESLLLRRRREASDDDKDVEMEENKMPVRFSRSVRRTGCADESDGGSGAPEFYEDDGDEEGSYVHELEKLGEEVEEEREEEVAKQVTSTKQRGKEKVNDADIDPFAVPRTGAFYMHDDRFGGLRRRSRDQRRKKYIWESKDELKWMHDKFEEMTLEKPHNNELNAFEVHRTSKGHQQGRNKDNTKSGGYKAKDSRPHSKSGSNGSSSKIVKGRGPVRYKPLLRSSSVNSPMKSMQFEKTQGTSSKTSSARVISANNRRQYKRLLGKTSNADSSERALSIKCKQPAKPFEMTRDMDSSTVFSTKSKYSGDLQMVSYIDPASVSFHRFNADSDSLPFDQHLSAANMSSYLQAFYPASSFNLDNSRTQKRMVLPGSRNVTFPASVQPNQIIHVPQSNEYLPENIVLDIPDAKEGVSLVPENYFCEHSFRYSVPGSTYMPYPESRDQRIGSSLSIPFTHQATLFTNQLNRVSSLAQQPIVQGMSVESIIQPSSQVSTQQLHSCLGSGSQKLVEASSLSFNESGTLGSFAVSVQSKVVSSGTGSSIISPPQYSGIQGDQKFNATPVLLPVMPIGGLHHGRLGNPVIDMTSSGYIGEPQVHFRNPNLTWLPVLPAAAAAGGATYHPPCVASDGSCYGNLTTPFVDNASYATCTSIPTNEAVSSGSSNGSLLSLETGYVEQTAERVNNDCGIQKFKPTRYSRMNMKE, encoded by the exons ATGGCAAACTCGGGAGAAGTGGAAGCACAGTACGAGAGCGAACCGGATGAGTCGTTGTTATTGCGGAGAAGAAGGGAAGCGAGCGACGACGATAAGGACGTCGAAATGGAGGAAAACAAGATGCCTGTACGGTTTAGTAGAAGTGTTAGAAGGACTGGTTGCGCTGATGAGTCGGATGGTGGCAGTGGAGCACCGGAGTTCTACGAAGATGATGGTGATGAGGAAGGTTCGTACGTCCATGAACTTGAAAAGCTTGGAGAAGAAGTAGAAGAAGAACGCGAAGAGGAAGTTGCAAAACAAGTAACATCGACGAAACAGAGAGGAAAAGAGAAGGTAAACGATGCCGACATCGACCCCTTTGCGGTTCCAAGAACCGGTGCGTTTTACATGCATGACGATCGTTTCGGCGGTCTTCGTCGTCGAAGTCGCGATCAACGCAG gAAAAAGTACATCTGGGAATCCAAAGATGAATTAAAATGGATGCATGACAAGTTTGAAGAGATGACACTGGAGAAACCACATAATAATGAACTGAATGCCTTTGAA GTACACAGGACTTCTAAAGGTCATCAGCAAGGTCGCAACAAGGATAATACTAAAAGTGGTGGTTATAAAGCAAAAGATTCCAGACCTCATTCCAAATCTGGCAGTAATGGCAGTTCTTCAAAAATAGTTAAAGGACGAGGACCTGTTAGATATAAGCCTCTTTTAAGGAGCAGCTCTGTAAATTCACCAATGAAAAGCATGCA ATTTGAGAAGACGCAAGGAACAAGTTCCAAAACAAGTTCAGCAAGAGTAATTTCAGCAAATAACAGGCGGCA ATATAAACGGCTCCTGGGGAAGACATCAAATGCTGATTCATCAGAAAGAGCATTATCAATTAAGTGCAAGCA GCCTGCAAAGCCTTTTGAAATGACTAGGGATATGGATTCATCTACAGTTTTCTCAACAAAGAGCAAGTA TTCCGGGGACCTGCAAATGGTGTCATATATTGATCCGGCAAGTGTATCCTTCCATCGGTTCAATGCAGATTCTGATTCGCTTCCCTTTGATCAGCACCTTTCGGCAGCTAACATGAGTTCTTACCTGCAAGCATTTTATCCTGCAAGTTCTTTTAATCTTGATAACTCCAGAACACAAAAAAGGATGGTACTACCTGGAAGTAGAAATGTGACGTTTCCTGCTTCTGTGCAGCCAAATCAGATTATCCATGTGCCACAATCCAATGAGTACTTACCAGAAAATATTGTGCTAGACATTCCTGATGCTAAGGAGGGAGTTAGTCTAGTTcctgaaaattatttttgcgAACATTCTTTTCGGTATTCAGTGCCTGGGTCAACATACATGCCTTATCCTGAGTCAAGAGACCAGAGAATTGGTTCATCTCTCTCAATACCATTTACTCATCAAGCAACGCTCTTTACTAACCAATTAAATAGAGTTTCTTCTCTGGCACAGCAGCCCATTGTTCAAGGAATGTCTGTTGAAAGTATAATTCAACCTTCATCACAAGTTTCCACTCAGCAGTTGCATTCATGCCTTGGGAGTGGATCTCAGAAATTAGTTGAAGCTTCATCTCTGAGTTTTAATGAATCTGGAACATTGGGATCTTTCGCAGTCTCAGTTCAGTCTAAAGTGGTGTCTTCGGGGACTGGAAGCAGCATCATTAGTCCTCCTCAGTACTCTGGAATACAGGGTGACCAAAAGTTTAATGCTACCCCAGTACTGCTTCCTG TTATGCCAATTGGGGGCCTGCATCATGGTAGACTTGGCAATCCTGTGATTGATATGACGTCCTCTGGATACATTGGTGAACCTCAAGTTCATTTTAGGAATCCCAACCTGACATG GTTACCGGTTTTACCAGCTGCTGCTGCAGCTGGTGGTGCCACATATCATCCTCCCTGTGTTGCTTCTGATGGCAGCTGCTATGGTAATTTGACAACGCCTTTTGTTGATAATGCTAG TTATGCAACATGTACATCCATACCCACTAATGAAGCAGTTTCATCTGGATCTAGTAATGGCAGTCTGCTGTCTTTGGAGACTG GATATGTTGAGCAAACTGCAGAGCGAGTGAACAATGACTGTGGAATACAAAAGTTCAAGCCTACAAG GTATTCAAGGATGAACATGAAGGAGTGA
- the LOC18588636 gene encoding uncharacterized protein LOC18588636 — MGKLSFGKMLDCLYLSSGSCSCFCMNTLEDEFEKKPLITSEKPQLLRLKDVVASNHQTLAFQLKPKMVVLRVSMHCHGCARKVEKHISKLDGVTSYKVDLESKRVVVIGDIIPFEVLESVSKVKNAELWTSPC, encoded by the exons ATGGGAAAACTCAGTTTTGGCAAGATGCTAGATTGTTTATATCTGTCTTCAGGCTCATGCTCTTGTTTCTGCATGAACACCTTGGAAGATGAGTTCGAGAAAAAGCCATTGATAACATCTGAAAAACCCCAGTTGCTGAGATTGAAAGATGTCGTTGCTAGCAATCATCAGACCTTGGCCTTTCAACTTAAGCCTAAG ATGGTGGTACTGAGGGTATCAATGCATTGCCATGGCTGTGCAAGAAAAGTAGAGAAGCACATTTCCAAGCTGGATG GAGTGACCTCATACAAAGTAGACCTGGAAAGCAAGAGGGTGGTTGTAATTGGTGATATAATCCCTTTTGAAGTGCTGGAGAGTGTCTCAAAGGTTAAAAATGCAGAGCTTTGGACTTCTCCTTGTTGA